In the genome of Afifella aestuarii, one region contains:
- the nuoN gene encoding NADH-quinone oxidoreductase subunit NuoN, whose protein sequence is MMPTLTPLLAELVLALGALGLLMFGVFAGERSAPTVTGISIGLLGLAVLLVLFAGGDGTTFNGAYIQDSFARFMKVLTLIASGFAIAMSVGYARLAGFQRFEYPILIVLATLGMLLMISANDLISLYLGLELQSLAIYVLAAIHRDSIRSTEAGLKYFVLGALSSGMLLYGSSLVYGFTGHTNFIEIANVLADGRSTGLVIGLVFVMAGLAFKISAVPFHMWTPDVYEGAPTPVTAFLAAAPKLAAMALTIRVVTEAFAPISMDWQQIVAFVSIASMALGAFAAIGQRNIKRLMAYSSIGHMGYALVGLAAGSELGVQSVIVYLVIYVPMTLGAFACILAMRRQEHMVEDIESLAGLSRTQPLTAFMLGAIMFSLAGIPPLAGFFAKYYVFLAAIEANLYWLAVIGVVTSVVGAFYYLRIVKLMYFDEAEASFERMPGELKAVLVLSGAFVVAFLVFASPIINAAGTAAASLF, encoded by the coding sequence ATGATGCCGACCCTGACACCGCTTCTGGCGGAACTGGTTCTCGCTCTCGGAGCCTTGGGGCTCTTGATGTTTGGTGTGTTCGCCGGTGAGCGTTCCGCGCCGACCGTGACGGGCATTTCGATCGGGCTCCTGGGCCTCGCCGTGCTTCTCGTCTTGTTTGCGGGCGGCGACGGCACGACCTTCAACGGAGCCTACATTCAGGATAGCTTTGCCCGGTTCATGAAGGTCTTGACGCTGATCGCGTCCGGCTTCGCGATTGCGATGTCGGTCGGCTATGCGCGCCTCGCTGGCTTTCAGCGCTTCGAGTACCCGATCCTCATCGTGCTCGCGACGCTCGGCATGCTCCTGATGATCTCGGCCAACGACCTGATCAGTCTGTATCTGGGTCTCGAGCTGCAATCGCTGGCGATTTATGTGCTCGCCGCCATCCATCGCGATTCCATTCGCTCGACGGAAGCCGGCCTCAAATATTTCGTCCTGGGTGCGCTGTCGTCGGGCATGCTCCTGTACGGCTCGTCGCTCGTTTACGGCTTTACCGGCCACACGAATTTCATCGAGATCGCCAACGTCCTCGCCGATGGGCGCTCGACCGGCCTCGTGATCGGCCTCGTCTTCGTCATGGCTGGCCTTGCTTTCAAGATTTCCGCGGTGCCGTTCCATATGTGGACGCCGGACGTCTATGAAGGCGCGCCGACGCCGGTCACCGCCTTCCTGGCGGCCGCTCCGAAGCTTGCCGCGATGGCCCTCACGATCCGCGTCGTGACGGAAGCGTTCGCTCCTATCTCGATGGACTGGCAGCAGATCGTCGCCTTCGTCTCGATCGCCTCGATGGCGCTCGGGGCGTTCGCCGCGATAGGCCAGCGCAACATCAAGAGGCTGATGGCCTATTCCTCGATCGGCCATATGGGCTACGCGCTTGTGGGGCTTGCTGCTGGAAGCGAGCTCGGGGTGCAGTCGGTGATCGTCTATCTCGTCATCTACGTTCCGATGACGCTGGGTGCGTTTGCCTGCATTCTCGCGATGCGTCGGCAGGAGCATATGGTAGAGGACATCGAGTCTTTGGCGGGGCTTTCGCGTACGCAGCCGCTGACGGCCTTCATGCTGGGGGCGATCATGTTCTCGCTCGCTGGCATCCCGCCGCTCGCCGGATTCTTCGCCAAGTACTATGTCTTCCTGGCAGCAATCGAGGCCAACCTCTATTGGCTCGCGGTCATCGGCGTCGTAACCAGCGTCGTTGGTGCCTTCTACTATCTCAGGATCGTCAAGCTCATGTACTTCGACGAGGCGGAAGCGAGCTTCGAGCGGATGCCTGGCGAGTTGAAGGCGGTCCTCGTCCTTTCCGGTGCCTTTGTGGTTGCGTTCCTGGTGTTTGCCTCCCCGATCATCAACGCGGCTGGCACTGCGGCAGCAAGCCTCTTTTAG
- the proS gene encoding proline--tRNA ligase, whose amino-acid sequence MRLSRYFLPILKEDPKEAEIVSHRLMLRAGMIRQQSAGIYSWLPLGKRVLDKVSAIVREEQNRAGALEILMPTIQSADLWIESGRYNDYGQEMLRIRDRHDRSLLYGPTAEEMVTDIFRSHVRSYRDLPLNLYHLQWKFRDEVRPRFGVMRSREFLMKDAYSFDLDYEGARAAYNRMFVAYLRTFSRFGLQPIPMRAETGPIGGDLSHEFIILADTGESAVYCDKALLDLPIPGEDTDFTADLSPIFDAWTGPYAATDDMHDPAAFDAVPEERRVSARGIEIGHIFYFGTKYSEPMKAMVTNQDGEMVPVHMGSYGIGPSRVVAAIIEASHDDAGIIWPKSVAPFDLGLVNLKPGDAATDEIAEGLTVRLEKAGLEVLYDDVDARAGAKFATMDLIGLPTQLVVGPRGAASGEVEVKDRATGAKETLSLDEAVNRLVHEKA is encoded by the coding sequence ATGCGACTGTCCCGATATTTCCTGCCCATTCTCAAAGAAGACCCCAAGGAAGCGGAGATCGTCTCCCATCGCCTGATGCTCCGCGCGGGTATGATTCGCCAGCAATCTGCTGGTATTTATTCGTGGTTGCCGCTCGGCAAGCGCGTGCTCGATAAAGTGAGCGCCATTGTCCGGGAGGAGCAGAACCGCGCCGGCGCGCTTGAAATCCTGATGCCGACGATCCAGTCGGCGGATCTTTGGATCGAAAGCGGGCGCTACAACGATTACGGACAGGAGATGCTGCGGATCCGCGACCGTCATGATCGGTCGCTGCTCTATGGTCCGACGGCGGAAGAGATGGTCACCGACATCTTCCGCAGTCATGTGCGCTCATACCGGGATCTGCCGCTCAATCTCTATCATCTGCAGTGGAAGTTCCGCGACGAGGTGCGGCCCCGCTTCGGCGTCATGCGCTCGCGGGAATTCCTGATGAAGGACGCGTATTCCTTCGATCTCGACTACGAGGGCGCCCGTGCGGCCTACAACCGAATGTTCGTTGCCTATCTGAGGACGTTCTCCCGCTTTGGCCTGCAGCCCATTCCGATGCGTGCGGAAACCGGGCCGATTGGCGGCGACCTCAGCCACGAATTCATTATTCTCGCTGACACCGGCGAAAGCGCTGTCTATTGCGACAAGGCGCTGTTGGATCTGCCGATTCCCGGTGAAGACACAGACTTCACCGCCGATCTGTCGCCGATTTTCGATGCTTGGACGGGGCCTTATGCGGCGACCGACGACATGCATGATCCAGCGGCCTTCGATGCGGTGCCGGAAGAGCGACGGGTTTCCGCACGCGGTATCGAAATCGGCCATATTTTCTACTTCGGCACCAAGTACTCAGAACCGATGAAGGCGATGGTGACGAATCAGGACGGGGAAATGGTGCCGGTGCATATGGGCTCCTATGGCATCGGCCCGTCGCGCGTGGTCGCCGCGATCATCGAGGCGAGTCACGACGATGCCGGCATCATCTGGCCGAAGAGCGTCGCACCGTTCGATCTTGGTCTCGTCAATCTGAAGCCGGGCGACGCGGCGACGGACGAAATCGCCGAGGGGCTGACCGTGCGCCTGGAGAAGGCCGGTCTTGAGGTCCTCTACGATGACGTCGATGCGCGCGCCGGGGCCAAATTCGCGACGATGGACCTGATCGGTCTGCCGACGCAGCTCGTCGTCGGCCCGCGCGGGGCGGCCTCGGGCGAGGTCGAGGTCAAGGATCGCGCCACCGGCGCCAAAGAGACATTGTCGCTCGATGAAGCGGTCAATCGCCTCGTGCACGAAAAGGCCTGA
- a CDS encoding ribonuclease J, whose translation MVHKNKDKSEGLVFVPLGGVGEIGMNLALYGIGPARRRRYIAVDMGVAFGHDNLPGVDAVLPDIAYLAERADRLEGIFITHAHEDHFGALFDFWPKLKAPVYMTPFAAGLLAAKRAGEIGAPDIPVTVVEQGARVSAGPFEVEYVPVSHSIPEPSALVIRSEAGTVVHSGDWKIDPTPGLGKPIDEVRLAEIGREGVRALVCDSTNAVRDGISPSEAEVAAVLKEIIAGARQRVAVTTFASNVARLKAVAEAALAAEREVVVVGRSLDRAINVARELGYLDGLPPFHNQEAYGYLPRDKVVALMTGSQGEPRAALARIAANDHPAVALSPGDMVIFSSRTIPGNERAVNGIINGLIDLGAEVITDRLGLVHVSGHPRRDELRRLYELLRPELLVPVHGEALHLHEQAKLGRAAGIPEVLEVRNGDLARLAPGPGEVISKVGGGQMFRDGRLLLAPEQSGVVERRRLSFAGAVFVSLVMSEKGEPLDDPQVALIGLPSCDSEGELLQAIVEDTVDDTLDSLPKAKRRDEASVQESVRRAIRSEIAAIWGKKPSVAVTVSYV comes from the coding sequence ATGGTTCATAAGAACAAAGATAAGAGCGAAGGCCTCGTCTTCGTACCCTTGGGCGGTGTCGGCGAGATCGGCATGAATCTCGCGCTTTACGGGATCGGTCCCGCGCGCCGGCGACGCTACATCGCCGTCGACATGGGCGTGGCTTTCGGCCACGACAATCTGCCCGGGGTCGATGCCGTCCTGCCGGATATCGCTTATCTGGCGGAGCGGGCGGATCGCCTCGAGGGGATATTCATCACCCATGCGCACGAGGATCATTTCGGCGCGCTATTCGATTTCTGGCCGAAGCTGAAGGCTCCAGTCTACATGACGCCGTTCGCGGCGGGCCTTCTGGCCGCCAAGCGAGCTGGTGAAATCGGCGCGCCCGATATCCCGGTGACGGTGGTCGAGCAGGGCGCCCGGGTCTCAGCCGGCCCATTCGAGGTCGAGTACGTGCCGGTTTCCCACTCGATCCCAGAACCGAGTGCCCTGGTCATCCGCTCTGAGGCCGGCACCGTGGTCCATTCCGGCGATTGGAAGATAGATCCGACGCCGGGCCTCGGTAAGCCGATCGACGAGGTGCGCCTTGCCGAAATCGGTCGAGAGGGGGTGCGGGCGCTCGTCTGTGATTCGACCAACGCCGTGCGGGACGGCATCAGCCCGAGCGAGGCCGAGGTCGCTGCCGTTTTGAAGGAAATCATCGCCGGCGCCAGACAGCGCGTTGCGGTCACCACCTTCGCCAGCAATGTCGCGCGGCTGAAGGCGGTCGCGGAGGCGGCCCTGGCGGCAGAGCGTGAGGTGGTCGTCGTTGGACGGTCGCTCGATCGGGCCATCAATGTGGCGCGCGAGCTCGGCTATCTCGACGGGCTTCCGCCGTTCCACAATCAGGAGGCTTATGGCTACTTGCCGCGCGACAAGGTCGTTGCCCTGATGACGGGAAGCCAGGGAGAGCCGCGTGCGGCGCTGGCGCGCATTGCCGCCAACGATCATCCGGCCGTAGCGCTTTCGCCCGGCGACATGGTGATTTTCTCGTCCCGGACCATTCCCGGTAATGAGCGGGCGGTCAACGGCATCATCAATGGCCTGATTGATCTCGGCGCCGAGGTGATTACCGACCGCCTCGGCCTTGTGCATGTCTCTGGGCACCCAAGGCGAGACGAGCTGCGCCGGCTCTATGAGCTTCTTCGCCCGGAATTGCTGGTGCCCGTGCACGGCGAAGCTCTGCATCTCCACGAGCAGGCGAAGCTCGGGCGCGCTGCCGGCATCCCGGAAGTTCTGGAGGTGCGCAATGGCGACCTCGCGCGTCTCGCCCCGGGTCCCGGAGAGGTCATCTCCAAGGTCGGGGGAGGACAGATGTTCCGCGACGGACGGCTTCTGTTGGCGCCCGAACAGAGCGGTGTCGTCGAACGGCGCCGCCTGTCGTTCGCAGGCGCCGTTTTCGTCTCCCTGGTCATGAGCGAGAAGGGCGAGCCGCTCGATGACCCGCAGGTGGCGCTGATCGGTCTGCCTTCATGCGACAGCGAGGGCGAGTTGCTGCAGGCCATCGTGGAGGACACGGTGGACGACACGCTCGATTCCTTGCCCAAGGCAAAGCGTCGCGACGAAGCAAGTGTCCAGGAATCGGTGCGGCGCGCTATACGCAGCGAGATCGCGGCGATCTGGGGCAAAAAGCCTTCCGTCGCCGTCACCGTCAGTTACGTCTGA
- a CDS encoding biotin--[acetyl-CoA-carboxylase] ligase has product MGFTLGAKARAAGFRLLALPSVGSTNSEAMRLAREGDAGRLWVTTTHQTAGHGRRGRAWSTEPGNLAASLLLLVPRGVNAANLGFVAGLALHDALGACAPALRLNVGLDGAADGKNNRLTLKWPNDALIDGGKVSGILLEASNVGDGFMAVVIGIGVNVVRTPPDLPYAATSLVDLGVDGICAEDVFLRLADAWVDQENLWAGGRGFASVRDAWLKRASGLGAPVAVKLGEEIIRGTFDSIDDEGRLLVRTASGTMRAVTAGEVHFSAAATVRI; this is encoded by the coding sequence ATGGGGTTCACCCTAGGCGCCAAGGCTCGTGCCGCAGGCTTCAGGCTTCTGGCGCTTCCCTCTGTCGGGTCCACCAACTCTGAGGCGATGCGGCTCGCGCGCGAAGGCGATGCGGGTCGCCTGTGGGTGACGACGACACATCAGACGGCCGGGCATGGACGGCGCGGGCGGGCATGGTCCACGGAGCCGGGCAATCTTGCTGCGAGCCTGCTTCTTCTCGTGCCGCGAGGCGTGAACGCGGCCAATCTGGGCTTCGTGGCTGGTCTTGCGCTTCACGATGCACTCGGGGCTTGCGCTCCGGCGCTTCGGCTTAACGTCGGTCTCGACGGGGCGGCGGATGGCAAGAACAACCGGCTGACTCTGAAATGGCCGAACGATGCGCTCATCGACGGCGGTAAGGTCTCGGGTATCTTGCTCGAAGCGTCGAATGTGGGCGACGGCTTTATGGCTGTGGTCATCGGGATAGGTGTCAACGTCGTTCGGACGCCGCCGGATCTGCCTTATGCCGCGACCTCGCTCGTTGACCTCGGCGTTGACGGGATCTGTGCGGAAGACGTGTTTTTGAGACTGGCCGACGCCTGGGTGGATCAGGAAAATCTATGGGCCGGCGGCCGAGGGTTTGCTTCCGTCCGTGATGCGTGGCTGAAGCGGGCCTCCGGTCTTGGCGCTCCTGTCGCCGTCAAACTGGGTGAAGAGATTATCCGCGGCACCTTCGATTCCATCGACGATGAAGGACGCCTACTCGTGCGGACAGCAAGCGGGACAATGAGAGCGGTGACCGCCGGCGAAGTTCATTTTAGCGCCGCTGCGACCGTACGGATTTGA
- the nuoL gene encoding NADH-quinone oxidoreductase subunit L: MYTAIVFLPLLGAILAGLITMAGAQARHPVGQTSERRSLRDRHAEGDDHHHAPAAAGSRAAEIITCALLILSAVLSWVGFFDVAMGERQGFTVPVMTWVQSGGMSADWTLRIDSLTAVMLVVVTTVSAVVHVYSIGYMAHDPHRPRFFAYLSFFTFSMLALVTADNLLQMFFGWEGVGLASYLLIGFWYQRPSANAASIKAFVVNRVGDFGFMLGIFGLFVLFGSINFDTIFANAEALAADQGATLNMFGTVWSGETALTVVCLLLFMGAMGKSAQVPLHTWLPDAMEGPTPVSALIHAATMVTAGVFMVARLSPIFELSISALTVVTFIGAVTAFFAATVGLVQNDIKRVIAYSTCSQLGYMFVALGVGAYPIAIFHLFTHAFFKALLFLGAGSVIHSVSDEQDMRKMGGLWRKIPITYVMMLVGTLALTGFPMTAGYFSKDAIIEASFMGHNGMAGFAFVLLTVAAAFTSFYSWRLIFMTFHGRPRASTEVMNHVHESSAVMLVPLFVLAAGALFGGILCSTAFIDPEQSAEFWKGALYTAQDNHIIEDIHHVPGWVKLAPFVAMVGGFLVALFFYIVRPETPKSLARQMGSLYRFLLNKWYFDELYNAMFVRPAFAFGRFLWHRGDEGTIDRLGPDGISARVVDITGRVVRLQSGYLYHYAFVMLIGVALLVTWMMFAG, encoded by the coding sequence TTGTATACGGCGATCGTTTTTCTGCCTCTGCTCGGCGCCATCCTCGCCGGCTTGATCACGATGGCAGGCGCGCAGGCGCGCCACCCTGTCGGCCAGACGTCGGAGCGGCGTTCGTTGCGTGACCGACATGCCGAGGGCGATGATCATCACCACGCGCCGGCGGCAGCCGGATCCCGGGCTGCGGAAATCATCACCTGCGCGCTGCTTATTTTGTCGGCGGTCCTCTCGTGGGTCGGCTTCTTCGATGTCGCGATGGGCGAGCGTCAGGGCTTCACCGTGCCGGTGATGACCTGGGTGCAGTCGGGTGGCATGTCGGCCGATTGGACGTTGCGCATCGATTCCCTGACTGCGGTGATGCTGGTCGTGGTCACGACCGTCTCGGCCGTCGTTCACGTCTACTCGATCGGCTACATGGCGCATGACCCGCATCGGCCGCGCTTCTTCGCCTATCTCTCTTTCTTCACCTTCTCGATGCTCGCACTGGTGACGGCAGACAACCTTCTGCAGATGTTCTTCGGCTGGGAAGGTGTCGGTCTCGCCTCATATCTCCTGATCGGCTTCTGGTATCAGCGGCCTTCGGCCAATGCGGCCTCGATCAAGGCCTTCGTCGTCAACCGTGTCGGCGATTTCGGCTTCATGCTCGGCATCTTTGGCCTCTTCGTTCTCTTCGGCTCGATCAATTTCGATACGATCTTCGCCAACGCTGAGGCTCTCGCGGCCGACCAGGGCGCGACGCTGAACATGTTCGGAACCGTTTGGAGCGGGGAGACGGCGCTCACGGTCGTTTGCCTGCTGCTTTTTATGGGCGCGATGGGCAAGTCTGCTCAGGTGCCGCTGCACACATGGCTGCCGGACGCCATGGAAGGCCCGACGCCTGTCTCCGCGCTTATCCACGCGGCGACGATGGTGACTGCGGGTGTCTTCATGGTGGCCCGTCTTTCTCCGATCTTCGAGCTTTCGATTAGCGCCCTGACTGTGGTGACCTTCATCGGTGCCGTGACGGCCTTCTTCGCCGCAACCGTCGGTCTCGTGCAGAACGACATCAAACGTGTGATCGCGTATTCGACCTGCTCGCAGCTCGGCTACATGTTCGTGGCGCTTGGCGTTGGGGCCTATCCGATCGCGATCTTCCACCTCTTCACGCACGCCTTCTTCAAGGCGCTGCTCTTCCTGGGAGCCGGATCGGTCATCCATTCCGTCTCCGACGAACAGGATATGCGCAAGATGGGCGGGCTATGGCGGAAGATCCCGATCACCTACGTCATGATGCTGGTCGGAACGCTCGCGCTCACCGGTTTTCCGATGACGGCTGGATATTTCTCCAAGGACGCCATCATCGAAGCCTCGTTCATGGGCCATAACGGGATGGCGGGCTTTGCCTTCGTCCTCCTGACGGTGGCCGCCGCCTTCACGTCGTTCTACTCCTGGCGGCTCATTTTCATGACCTTCCATGGGCGCCCGCGCGCTTCCACCGAGGTGATGAACCACGTGCATGAGAGCTCGGCTGTCATGCTGGTTCCTCTCTTCGTGCTCGCGGCTGGCGCGCTGTTCGGTGGCATCCTGTGCAGCACCGCCTTCATCGATCCGGAGCAGTCTGCAGAATTCTGGAAGGGCGCGCTCTACACGGCGCAAGACAACCACATCATCGAAGATATCCACCATGTCCCGGGCTGGGTGAAGCTGGCGCCGTTCGTGGCCATGGTGGGTGGCTTCCTCGTCGCGCTCTTCTTTTACATCGTGCGTCCGGAGACGCCGAAGTCGCTGGCGCGGCAGATGGGCAGCCTCTACCGTTTCCTTCTCAACAAGTGGTATTTCGACGAACTCTACAACGCGATGTTCGTGCGTCCGGCATTCGCCTTCGGCCGCTTCCTGTGGCATCGCGGCGATGAGGGGACGATCGATAGGCTGGGCCCTGACGGGATCTCAGCGCGTGTCGTGGACATCACCGGGCGCGTTGTCCGGCTCCAATCCGGCTATCTCTATCACTATGCCTTCGTCATGCTGATCGGTGTCGCTTTGCTCGTCACCTGGATGATGTTTGCAGGATGA
- the mce gene encoding methylmalonyl-CoA epimerase translates to MLGRLNHIAIAVSDLAAATALYRDTLGAEVSEPQPLPEHGVTVVFVVLPNTKVELLEPLGENSPIAAFLERSPAGGIHHICYEVSDILAARDRLKAEGKRVLGDGEPKIGAHGKPVLFLHPKDFNGTLVEIEEA, encoded by the coding sequence ATGCTGGGTCGGCTCAATCATATTGCTATCGCCGTCAGTGATCTTGCCGCCGCCACGGCGCTTTATCGCGACACGCTCGGAGCGGAGGTGTCTGAGCCGCAGCCCTTGCCTGAGCACGGCGTGACCGTCGTCTTTGTGGTTTTGCCGAACACCAAGGTGGAGCTTCTGGAGCCACTTGGGGAAAATTCGCCGATTGCCGCCTTCCTCGAGCGCAGTCCTGCGGGGGGCATCCACCACATTTGCTACGAAGTCTCCGACATTCTCGCGGCCCGGGACCGCCTGAAGGCCGAAGGAAAGCGTGTCCTGGGCGATGGCGAGCCGAAGATCGGAGCTCATGGCAAGCCGGTCCTTTTCCTTCACCCCAAAGACTTCAACGGCACGCTCGTGGAGATCGAGGAGGCCTAG
- the nuoK gene encoding NADH-quinone oxidoreductase subunit NuoK, with translation MMIGLGQYLTVAAVLFTLGVFGIFLNRKNVIIILMSIELVLLAVNINLVAFSAFLGDLVGQIFALLVLTVAAAEAAIGLAILVVFFRNRGSIAVEDINMMKG, from the coding sequence ATGATGATCGGTCTCGGCCAGTACCTCACGGTCGCCGCCGTGCTGTTCACGCTCGGCGTCTTTGGCATCTTCCTCAACCGCAAGAACGTGATCATCATATTGATGTCGATCGAGCTCGTTCTCCTGGCGGTCAACATCAATCTCGTCGCGTTCTCCGCGTTCCTTGGCGACCTCGTCGGCCAGATCTTCGCTCTTCTCGTCCTGACGGTCGCTGCAGCGGAGGCGGCGATCGGCCTCGCCATTCTCGTCGTCTTCTTCCGCAACCGCGGCTCGATCGCGGTCGAAGACATCAACATGATGAAGGGCTGA
- a CDS encoding NADH-quinone oxidoreductase subunit J has product MILQPIFFYLFSAVTIAAALMVISSRNPVHSVLFLILAFFNSAGLFVLLGAEFIAMILVVVYVGAVAVLFLFVVMMLDVDFVELRQGFLQYLPVGALIGIILLVELVAVLGGTVIAPEVAQQVAQPIPPLAEASNIAAIGELLYTKYIFFFQTAGLVLLVAMIGAIVLTLRHKEGVKRQDIGAQVGRTREAAVELVKVKSGQGI; this is encoded by the coding sequence ATGATCCTGCAGCCGATCTTTTTCTACCTCTTCTCCGCCGTGACGATTGCCGCGGCTTTGATGGTGATATCGTCGCGCAATCCTGTGCATTCGGTGCTCTTCCTGATCCTCGCCTTCTTCAACTCCGCTGGCCTTTTTGTGCTGCTCGGAGCCGAGTTCATCGCCATGATTCTGGTGGTGGTCTATGTGGGGGCGGTGGCTGTGCTCTTCCTCTTCGTCGTCATGATGCTCGACGTCGATTTCGTGGAGCTCCGGCAGGGCTTTCTGCAGTATCTGCCGGTCGGCGCACTGATTGGAATCATCCTGCTCGTTGAGCTGGTCGCGGTGCTTGGCGGCACCGTCATCGCGCCTGAGGTCGCCCAGCAGGTGGCGCAGCCGATCCCTCCGCTTGCGGAGGCGAGCAACATCGCCGCGATCGGCGAGCTTCTCTACACCAAGTACATTTTCTTCTTCCAGACGGCCGGGCTCGTTCTGCTGGTGGCGATGATCGGGGCCATCGTCTTGACGCTTCGCCACAAGGAGGGCGTCAAGCGGCAGGATATCGGTGCTCAGGTGGGCCGCACGCGCGAAGCCGCCGTCGAACTGGTAAAAGTCAAATCGGGGCAGGGGATATGA
- a CDS encoding DUF1467 family protein, producing the protein MSWISALAVYFVIWWLVLFAVLPFGVRTQEEEGEVTLGTERAAPAVPRMWWKLLATSLVAAVLFGVVYLAIAVFGVTLEDLVV; encoded by the coding sequence GTGTCCTGGATCAGCGCCCTTGCCGTATATTTCGTGATCTGGTGGCTGGTGCTGTTCGCCGTCCTGCCGTTCGGGGTGCGTACCCAGGAGGAGGAGGGGGAGGTGACGCTCGGAACGGAACGTGCCGCGCCGGCAGTTCCGCGCATGTGGTGGAAGCTTCTGGCGACTTCTCTGGTCGCGGCCGTCCTTTTTGGCGTCGTCTATCTCGCCATCGCCGTCTTTGGGGTGACGTTGGAAGATCTCGTGGTCTGA
- a CDS encoding NADH-quinone oxidoreductase subunit M, translated as MLNWPILSTITFLPLVGAGIIFFFIHGDEEVHRRNMRHVALGVTVVTFLVSLLLWIGFDPQNPGFQFVENADWLGGFMSYRMGVDGISMLFVILTTFLMPLCILASWESVQNRVKEYMIAFLVLETLMIGVFCALDLVLFYVFFEGGLIPMFLIIGVWGGPRRVYSAFKFFLYTLLGSVLMMLALMAMYWDADTTSIPELLNHQFPESMQFWLWLAFFASFAVKMPMWPVHTWLPDAHVEAPTAGSVILAGILLKMGGYGFLRFSLPMFPLASADFAPFVYTLSVIAIIYTSLVALAQEDMKKLIAYSSVAHMGFVTMGIFTVTAQGVQGGIFQMLSHGLVSGALFLCVGVIYDRLHTRKIDAYGGLVNRMPWYAFAFLLFTMANIGLPGTSGFVGEFLTMLGAFRVNTWVALFAASGVIFSACYALWLYRRVVLGQLEKESLKAMLDLSRREKLILVPLMLLVLFFGVYPQPVMTVTAASVGNLVAQVEAAREGATSAAMLGR; from the coding sequence ATGCTGAACTGGCCCATCCTTTCGACGATAACGTTCCTGCCGCTGGTCGGCGCCGGGATCATTTTCTTCTTCATTCACGGTGATGAAGAGGTCCATCGGCGCAATATGCGCCATGTCGCTCTCGGCGTGACCGTCGTAACCTTCCTTGTCTCGCTGCTTCTGTGGATCGGTTTCGATCCCCAGAACCCAGGCTTCCAATTCGTCGAAAATGCGGATTGGCTCGGCGGCTTCATGAGCTACCGGATGGGCGTCGACGGCATCTCGATGCTGTTCGTCATCCTGACGACGTTTTTGATGCCGCTCTGCATCCTGGCGAGCTGGGAATCCGTGCAGAACCGCGTCAAAGAATACATGATCGCGTTTCTCGTCCTTGAAACGCTGATGATCGGCGTGTTCTGCGCGCTCGATCTCGTTCTCTTCTATGTGTTCTTCGAGGGCGGCCTCATTCCGATGTTCCTGATCATCGGTGTGTGGGGTGGCCCGAGGCGCGTCTATTCCGCCTTCAAGTTCTTCCTCTACACGCTGCTCGGCTCGGTTTTGATGATGCTGGCCTTGATGGCGATGTACTGGGATGCAGACACGACCTCCATTCCGGAGCTCCTCAATCATCAGTTCCCGGAAAGCATGCAGTTCTGGCTGTGGCTGGCGTTCTTCGCCTCGTTTGCGGTGAAGATGCCGATGTGGCCGGTGCACACCTGGCTGCCGGATGCGCATGTGGAGGCCCCGACCGCGGGGTCTGTCATCCTGGCCGGCATCCTTCTGAAAATGGGCGGCTACGGATTCCTGCGCTTCTCGCTGCCGATGTTTCCGCTGGCGAGTGCGGACTTCGCGCCTTTCGTTTATACGCTGTCCGTCATCGCCATCATCTACACCTCCCTCGTCGCTCTGGCGCAGGAGGACATGAAGAAGCTGATCGCCTATTCGTCCGTCGCGCATATGGGCTTCGTGACGATGGGTATCTTCACGGTGACGGCACAGGGCGTGCAGGGCGGCATCTTCCAGATGCTCTCGCACGGTCTTGTCTCGGGTGCGCTCTTCCTGTGCGTCGGCGTGATTTACGACCGCCTGCACACGCGCAAGATCGACGCCTATGGCGGTCTGGTGAACCGCATGCCCTGGTATGCCTTCGCCTTCCTGCTTTTCACGATGGCCAATATCGGTCTTCCCGGTACGTCGGGCTTCGTCGGCGAATTCCTCACCATGCTCGGTGCATTCCGAGTGAACACCTGGGTCGCCCTGTTTGCGGCATCAGGCGTGATCTTCTCGGCCTGCTATGCCCTGTGGCTTTATCGCCGCGTCGTGCTCGGCCAGCTGGAGAAGGAAAGCCTCAAGGCGATGCTCGATCTCTCTCGGCGCGAAAAGCTCATATTGGTGCCATTGATGTTGCTCGTTCTCTTCTTCGGCGTTTATCCGCAGCCGGTGATGACCGTCACCGCGGCTTCCGTCGGCAATCTCGTGGCCCAGGTGGAGGCCGCCCGCGAGGGCGCCACATCCGCCGCAATGCTCGGCCGCTAG